A DNA window from Vigna radiata var. radiata cultivar VC1973A unplaced genomic scaffold, Vradiata_ver6 scaffold_424, whole genome shotgun sequence contains the following coding sequences:
- the LOC111240765 gene encoding X-linked retinitis pigmentosa GTPase regulator-interacting protein 1-like gives MNKKGIEYVGGEIHVIRGIDPDMWSYFEAVGIVTEFKYDGEFKLWWKGSKQKAMNNLRPLTDDREAILLSNYAEANKEEVEIYVQHGQPSQAEEISFLTFGEEAEEIRAEEMEEQVVMDEENIGGVEGNVEVEDLVLDDEEEEGNVEGEMVEEQDEEQDEEQDEEKDEEQGEVQGEEGNVVEGEGMENVDDSEEERMANDDDGFGMDNVTVEEERRNINPVLDRWKKMKKKKKSVRKRFQDSEAAFVINEEVGQHEINEDYDT, from the exons ATGAACAAGAAGGGTATAGAATATGTGGGAGGAGAGATACATGTTATTAGGGGAATCGATCCCGACATGTGGTCATACTTTGAAGCGGTGGGAATTGTTACAGAATTCAAGTATGATGGAGAATTCAAGCTTTGGTGGAAGGGTTCGAAACAAAAGGCAATGAACAACCTTAGACCACTGACAGATGACAGAGAAGCCATTTTGTTGTCTAACTATGCAGAGGCAAATAAGGAGGAAGTTGAAATTTATGTTCAACATGGGCAACCCAGTCAGGCAGAGGAAATTAGTTTTCTTACATTTGGTGAGGAGGCAGAGGAAATAAGAGCAGAGGAGATGGAGGAACAAGTTGTTatggatgaagaaaatattgGTGGGGTGGAGGGAAatgttgaagtagaagacttgGTACTAGATGACGAAGAGGAAGAGGGGAATGTTGAGGGAGAAATG GTGGAAGAGCAAGATGAAGAGCAAGATGAAGAGCAAGATGAAGAGAAAGATGAAGAGCAAGGTGAAGTGCAAGGTGAAGAAGGCAATGTTGTTGAGGGCGAAGGGATGGAAAATGTTGATGACAGTGAGGAGGAGAGAATGgcaaatgatgatgatgggtttgGGATGGACAATGTGACGGTggaggaagagagaagaaatattAATCCAGTTTTGGATAggtggaagaaaatgaaaaagaaaaagaaaagtgttaGGAAGAGATTTCAAGATAGTGAGGCGGCATTTGTCATTAACGAAGAGGTTGGACAACATGAGATAAATGAAGATTATGATACATAG
- the LOC106779131 gene encoding uncharacterized protein LOC106779131 has product MEKKRHFPRYKAEDMSRGFNFRLGMEFKSLKDFKSALQENSVLNGKEVKFVKNDLKRVRAVCKKGCGFLIMASKVGSSQTFRVKTLVGHNCGRTFGCKSASVEWIAQVLVDRFVNVAGMTSIQIIDEIKKSYSVGITYWKAARAKRIAMDCLVGDGERQYGRLYDYVAELLRVKAGTFKIKVNQPQPTLPPRWMSLEDKLWRAVGRDPNDQYFPLAFAVVETECKDTWMWFLTQLLDDIGGINCQRWIFISDQQKGLMSVFDDILNGVEHRLCLRHLYNNFKKKFGGGLVIRDLMMGAAKATYHKEWEKKMGELKNLNVDAFNWLMGIPTKFWCKHAFSAYPRCDVLINNLSESFNSTILLARDKPIITMMEWIRSYLMKRFASLREKVDSYPGDVMPKPRKRLDKEVEKSGNWLPVWAGGSQFEVTHGFTMDKFVVDLSNHTCTCYLWDLVGIPCRHVVAAIHYKSENPENYVHPYYKKDAYRTCYAPIISPINGQQLWPTSDSPQLLPPIYKTPPGRPKKLRRREADEYVTHGKLSKTNTAIRCSSCNAYGHNLRTCKKSQNRKNKRGASASTPGSAAGRGAAAGRGASSSTLEAGRGSARSAEAGDASTSGAGGAATMREGGTRASSRLGGQILGSQASCN; this is encoded by the exons ATGGAGAAAAAAAGGCACTTTCCAAGGTATAAAGCAGAAGATATGAGTAGGGGATTCAATTTTAGATTGGGAATGGAGTTTAAGTCTTTGAAGGATTTTAAGAGTGCCCTACAGGAGAATAGCGTGTTGAATGGAAAAGAAGTGAAGTTTGTCAAGAATGATTTGAAGAGAGTAAGGGCAGTTTGTAAGAAAGGGTGTGGTTTTCTTATTATGGCTAGCAAGGTAGGAAGTAGCCAAACCTTTAGAGTCAAAACTCTAGTTGGGCACAATTGTGGAAGGACTTTTGGATGCAAAAGTGCAAGTGTAGAATGGATTGCACAGGTGTTGGTTGACAGATTTGTGAATGTTGCAGGGATGACATCCATTCAAATcatagatgaaataaaaaaatcatatagtGTTGGAATAACTTATTGGAAGGCTGCAAGAGCTAAGAGAATTGCAATGGATTGTTTAGTGGGTGATGGAGAAAGACAATATGGTCGTCTGTATGACTATGTGGCTGAGTTATTAAGAGTCAAGGCTGGGACCTTCAAGATTAAGGTCAATCAACCCCAACCCACCTTGCCACCAAG ATGGATGTCACTTGAAGACAAGTTATGGAGGGCAGTAGGAAGAGACCCTAATGACCAGTATTTCCCACTAGCTTTTGCAGTGGTAGAAACAGAATGCAAAGACACCTGGATGTGGTTTTTGACACAACTGCTTGATGATATTGGAGGCATAAATTGTCAAAGGTGGATCTTTATTTCAGATCAGCAAAAG GGATTAATGTCAGTTTTTGATGATATCTTGAATGGAGTGGAACACAGGTTGTGTTTACGCCATTTATACaacaatttcaagaaaaaatttggGGGAGGCCTAGTCATTAGAGACCTCATGATGGGGGCTGCGAAGGCAACATACCATAAGGAATGGGAGAAAAAAATGGGTGAGTTAAAAAATCTGAATGTTGATGCCTTTAATTGGTTAATGGGTATTCCAACTAAATTTTGGTGTAAGCATGCTTTTAGTGCTTATCCTAGGTGTGATGTGTTGATCAATAACTTGTCTGAGTCATTTAATAGTACTATTTTGTTGGCAAGGGACAAACCTATAATTACAATGATGGAATGGATTAGATCATACTTAATGAAAAGGTTTGCAAGCCTTAGAGAAAAAGTTGACTCATATCCTGGTGATGTTATGCCTAAACCGAGGAAAAGATTAGATAAGGAGGTTGAAAAAAGTGGTAATTGGCTTCCTGTTTGGGCAGGTGGTTCACAATTTGAAGTAACTCATGGCTTTACCATGGACAAGTTTGTTGTTGATTTAAGTAATCACACATGTACTTGTTACTTGTGGGATTTGGTAGGAATACCATGTAGACATGTTGTTGCTGCCATTCATTACAAATCAGAAAACCCAGAAAATTATGTTCATCCTTACTATAAAAAAGATGCCTATAGAACTTGTTATGCACCAATTATAAGTCCTATCAATGGACAACAACTTTGGCCTACCTCTGACTCTCCACAACTACTGCCTCCTATTTACAAAACACCTCCTGGGAGgccaaaaaaattaagaagacgAGAAGCTGATGAATATGTCACCCATGGAAAATTGTCAAAGACCAATACTGCTATAAGATGTAGCAGTTGCAATGCATACGGACACAATTTAAGGACATGTAAAAAGAGTCAGAACAGAAAG AACAAAAGGGGTGCTTCTGCATCAACACCTGGATCTGCTGCAGGAAGGGGAGCAGCTGCAGGCAGGGGGGCATCATCCTCAACATTAGAAGCTGGAAGGGGATCGGCCAGATCTGCAGAGGCTGGGGATGCATCAACTTCAGGAGCTGGAGGAGCTGCAACTATGCGTGAAGGAGGAACAAGAGCATCCTCAAGACTGGGTGGACAAATTCTAGGGTCTCAAGCAAGTTGTAATTGA